The Daucus carota subsp. sativus chromosome 2, DH1 v3.0, whole genome shotgun sequence genome includes a window with the following:
- the LOC108208008 gene encoding plasma membrane ATPase 1 has translation MDADKSLSVLEAISKETVDLENIPIEEVLEKLKCTTAGLTSDEVQERLEVFGYNKLEEKKESKILKFLGFMWNPLSWVMEAAAIMAISMAHGGDKGVDFHDFVGIVALLIVNSTISFMEENNAGNAAAALMARLAPKAKILRDGKWSEQDASVLVPGDIISIKLGDIIPADARLLQGDPLKIDQSSLTGESLPVTKNPGDGVYSGSTCKQGEIEAVVIATGVHTFFGRAAHLVENTTHVGHFQQVLTAIGNFCICSIAIGMVIEIIVVASQHRKYRQAVDNLLVLLIGGIPIAMPTVLSVTMAIGSHRLSQQGAITKRMTAIEEMAGMDVLCSDKTGTLTLNKLTVDKNLIEVFAKGVDKDTVVLMAARASRIENQDAIDTAIVSMLGDPKEARAGITEVHFLPFNPTDKRTALTYIDGAGNMHRVSKGAPEQILSLAWNKSEIEKRVHTMIDKFAERGLRSLAVARQQVPENTKDSAGGPWEFVGLMPLFDPPRHDSAETIRRALELGVSVKMITGDQLAIGKETGRRLGMGTNMYPSSSLLGEHKDSSLATLSVEELIEKADGFAGVFPEHKYEIVKILQGRKHICGMTGDGVNDAPALKIADIGIAVADATDAARSASDIVLTEPGLSVIISAVLTSRAIFQRMKNYTIYAVSITIRIVLGFLLLSVFWRFNFPPLMVLLIAILNDGTIMTISKDRVKPSPLPDSWKLTEIFATGVVIGTYLALTTVIFYYGMAETSFFAKHFHLDDFNKHNYDAYLKTLGKEESKKQTKFINGRLSSAVYLQVSTISQALIFVTRSRGWSFTERPGSLLVCAFIVAQLIATVISAVVTWDVAEIVKIGWKWTAVIWIYNILTYLLLDPIKFGVRYALSGRAWGLILEQKTAFTTQKDFGREAREAKWATEQRTLHGLQSSETKMFADNYNIRDINIMAEEAKRRAELARLRELHTLKGKVESFAKLRGLDIDVNPHYTV, from the exons ATGGATGCAGACAAGAGTTTAAGTGTGCTGGAAGCAATCAGCAAAGAAACTGTTGATTTG GAGAACATACCTATTGAGGAAGTTCTTGAAAAATTGAAGTGTACCACGGCTGGTCTGACTTCTGATGAGGTTCAGGAACGTCTCGAAGTTTTTGGATACAACAAACTAGAAGAAAAGAAG GAGAGCAAAATACTCAAGTTTCTTGGGTTTATGTGGAATCCTCTGTCATGGGTTATGGAAGCAGCAGCCATCATGGCAATCTCGATGGCTCATGGAGGC GATAAGGGAGTGGATTTCCATGACTTTGTAGGCATTGTTGCGCTACTTATAGTCAATTCAACCATAAGTTTTATGGAGGAAAACAATGCAGGCAATGCAGCTGCAGCCTTGATGGCTCGGTTGGCTCCAAAAGCTAAG ATTTTACGTGATGGAAAATGGAGTGAACAAGATGCTTCTGTCCTAGTCCCTGGAGACATTATTAGCATCAAATTGGGAGACATCATTCCTGCTGATGCTCGTTTACTTCAAGGGGATCCGTTAAAGATTGATCAG TCCTCACTTACAGGAGAATCACTGCCAGTGACTAAAAATCCCGGTGATGGAGTATATTCGGGCTCAACATGTAAGCAAGGAGAAATAGAAGCAGTTGTTATTGCCACTGGAGTGCACACATTTTTTGGAAGAGCAGCTCATCTTGTTGAAAATACTACGCATGTTGGCCATTTCCAACAG GTCTTGACTGCAATAGGAAACTTCTGCATTTGCTCGATTGCTATTGGGATGGTTATTGAGATCATTGTGGTGGCTAGTCAACACAGAAAATACCGTCAAGCTGTAGACAATCTTCTTGTTCTACTAATTGGCGGTATCCCCATTGCAATGCCTACTGTTCTTTCAGTTACTATGGCCATAGGTTCACATCGCTTATCTCAGCAG GGTGCCATAACAAAGAGAATGACCGCAATTGAGGAGATGGCCGGGATGGATGTCTTATGCAGTGATAAAACAGGCACCTTAACTCTCAACAAGCTCACAGTTGACAAAAATCTAATTGAG GTTTTTGCCAAAGGTGTCGACAAAGACACAGTTGTCTTGATGGCTGCAAGAGCATCTCGAATAGAGAACCAAGATGCCATAGACACAGCAATTGTGTCCATGCTGGGGGACCCTAAGGAG GCACGGGCTGGTATCACCGAAGTTCACTTCCTCCCGTTTAATCCAACTGACAAACGGACAGCTCTAACGTACATAGATGGTGCTGGAAATATGCACAGGGTGAGCAAAGGTGCACCAGAGCAG ATTCTCAGTCTAGCATGGAACAAATCAGAAATTGAAAAAAGAGTGCACACAATGATAGACAAATTTGCTGAGCGTGGACTTCGGTCTCTGGCAGTTGCTCGCCAG CAAGTACCTGAGAACACCAAGGACAGTGCTGGTGGGCCCTGGGAATTCGTCGGCCTTATGCCTCTCTTTGATCCACCTCGCCATGACAGTGCTGAAACAATTAGAAGAGCTTTAGAACTTGGAGTGAGTGTCAAGATGATCACAG GTGATCAACTTGCAATCGGGAAGGAAACTGGGAGGCGCCTTGGCATGGGGACAAACATGTACCCATCGTCGTCATTGCTTGGTGAACACAAGGATTCTTCACTGGCAACTCTATCAGTTGAGGAACTTATTGAGAAGGCTGATGGTTTTGCTGGAGTGTTCCCTG AGCACAAGTATGAGatagtaaaaatattacaagGAAGAAAGCACATATGTGGAATGACTGGTGATGGAGTTAATGATGCACCTGCACTAAAGATAGCAGACATAGGAATTGCTGTGGCAGACGCAACAGATGCTGCCCGCAGTGCCTCTGACATTGTTCTAACTGAGCCGGGCCTAAGTGTGATCATCAGTGCTGTTTTAACAAGTCGTGCCATCTTCCAGAGGATGAAGAACTACACG aTATATGCAGTATCGATCACAATACGTATTGTG TTGGGATTTTTGTTGCTGAGTGTATTTTGGAGGTTCAATTTCCCTCCTCTGATGGTTCTGCTCATTGCGATTCTAAATGATG gTACTATCATGACAATATCTAAAGACAGAGTCAAACCGTCGCCACTTCCAGACAGTTGGAAACTCACTGAAATTTTTGCAACTGGAGTTGTCATAGGAACGTACCTCGCCTTGACTACTGTCATATTTTACTATGGAATGGCTGAGACTAGTTTTTTTGCG AAGCATTTCCATCTAGATGATTTCAACAAGCACAACTACGATGCCTATCTTAAAACTCTCGGGAAAGAAGAGTCCAAGAAACAGACCAAATTTATAAATGGGCGTCTAAGTTCAGCTGTGTACCTTCAAGTCAGTACCATAAGCCAGGCCCTGATATTTGTCACGCGCTCCAGGGGATGGTCATTTACTGAAAGACCTGGCTCTCTTTTAGTTTGTGCCTTCATCGTCGCTCAGTTA ATCGCGACTGTCATATCTGCTGTGGTGACATGGGATGTTGCTGAAATTGTCAAGATTGGCTGGAAATGGACTGCAGTTATTTGGATATACAACATTTTGACTTACCTCCTGCTTGATCCAATCAAATTTGGTGTCCGATATGCACTCAGCGGAAGAGCTTGGGGTCTGATACTTGAGCAGAAA ACGGCATTCACCACACAGAAGGACTTCGGCAGGGAAGCTAGGGAAGC
- the LOC108207110 gene encoding uncharacterized protein LOC108207110, whose protein sequence is MGDNVNNRDIPVVPVGAVIADDKDRAIRQYAAPRFEELNSGIIRPDIQATQFELKPIMFQMLQTIGQFSGMLTEDPHLHLRLFMEISDSFKFQGVPLRLKLFPYSVRDRARTWLNSLPAGSVTTWNDLTEKFLSKYFPPNMNAKLRNEINSFQQQDDESLYDAWERFKELLRKCPHHGILHCIQMETFYNGLNAQTKMVVDASANGALLSKSYNQAYEILETIATKNYQWSSSRAQTGKKVAGIYDVDSITSMKAQLASMEHMLKNLSMGNNQSKEQSLSSQINQTKNVSCVFCGEAHTYDSSPSNPESVFYMGNQNKAGPYSNTYNQSWRQHPNFSWSNQGANSGTSTGNVKSNYPPGFSQQAPQSNSLENMLKEYIIKNEASRSQTEALVQSQAASLRNLENQVGQLANELRNRPHGTLPSDTEKPKGVGNEHCKAMTLKSGKVLGNTVTDAKYDDSVEPSGNEEIPDDKESENDKVSPPKSSKKSHIQPQPPFPQRFQKQKQNVQFKKFLDVLKQLHINIPLVEALEQMPNYVKFMKDILTKKRRLGEFETVALTKECSSFLQHKLPTKMKDPGSFTIPCTIGDSYCGMAL, encoded by the coding sequence ATGGGTGACAACGTTAATAATAGAGACATTCCTGTTGTTCCAGTGGGTGCAGTTATTGCGGATGATAAAGATCGTGCTATTCGGCAATATGCGGCACCCCGTTTCGAAGAATTAAATTCGGGGATCATAAGACCCGATATTCAAGCAACACAGTTTGAGTTGAAGCCGATCATGTTCCAAATGCTTCAGACTATTGGTCAATTCAGTGGGATGCTTACcgaggatcctcaccttcatctTCGTCTATTCATGGAGATCAGtgattctttcaaatttcaaggaGTACCTTTGCGCTTGAAATTATTCCCTTATTCTGTGCGAGACAGAGCTAGAACCTGGCTAAATTCTTTACCGGCAGGATCAGTCACAACATGGAATGATTTGACAGAAAAGTTCTTGAGCAAGTATTTTCCTCCCAATATGAATGCAAAGCTCCGGAATGAGATCAATTCTTTTCAACAGCAGGATGATGAATCTTTGTATGATGCATGGGAGAGATTTAAAGAATTACTCAGAAAATGTCCTCATCATGGTATTCTTCATTGCATTCAGATGGAGACTTTTTATAATGGTCTCAATGCTCAAACAAAGATGGTGGTGGATGCATCAGCAAATGGGGCCCTTCTCTCTAAGTCCTATAATCAGGCTTATGAAATCCTTGAGACAATTGCTACCAAAAACTATCAGTGGTCATCTTCTAGAGCTCAAACAGGGAAAAAGGTAGCTGGAATCTATGATGTGGACTCTATAACTTCGATGAAGGCTCAACTAGCATCTATGGAGCATATGCTCAAGAATCTGAGCATGGGCAATAATCAATCGAAGGAGCAATCCCTCAGTTCACAGATTAATCAAACCAAGAATGTTTCTTGTGTATTTTGCGGTGAGGCTCATACTTATGATAGTTCTCCTTCAAATCCAGAATCTGTCTTTTACATGGGAAATCAAAATAAGGCTGGCCCTTACTCGAATACTTACAATCAGTCATGGAGGCAACATCCTAATTTTTCTTGGAGCAATCAAGGGGCAAATTCTGGAACTTCAACTGGCAACGTAAAGTCCAATTATCCACCCGGATTTTCTCAACAAGCACCTCAGTCTAATTCACTTGAAAATATGTTGAAGGAGTACatcatcaagaatgaagctagtaGATCTCAGACTGAAGCTCTAGTCCAAAGTCAAGCGGCATCCTTGAGAAACTTGGAGAATCAAGTTGGGCAACTAGCTAATGAACTAAGGAATCGACCACATGGCACTCTCCCTAGTGATACCGAAAAGCCTAAGGGTGTTGGGAATGAACATTGTAAAGCCATGACATTGAAAAGCGGAAAAGTTTTGGGGAACACTGTTACTGACGCCAAATATGATGATTCTGTTGAACCTAGTGGCAATGAGGAAATTCCTGATGATAAGGAAAGCGAGAACGACAAGGTTTCTCCACCAAAGTCTTCTAAGAAATCACACATTCAGCCACAACCTCCATTTCCTCAGCGATTTCAAAAGCAAAAACAAAATGTTCAgttcaagaaatttcttgatgTTCTGAAGCAGCTTCACATCAATATTCCTCTTGTAGAAGCTCTTGAGCAGATGCCCAACTATGTGAAATTCATGAAGGACATTCTTACGAAGAAGAGAAGGTTGGGGGAGTTTGAAACTGTAGCTCTAACAAAGGAGTGTAGCTCATTCTTGCAACATAAATTGCCTACAAAGATGAAAGATCCAGGAAGTTTCACTATTCCTTGCACTATTGGTGACTCTTATTGTGGGATGGCATTATGA